In one window of Aquificaceae bacterium DNA:
- the hslU gene encoding ATP-dependent protease ATPase subunit HslU, producing the protein MTKYLSDLLEELTPKRIVEELNKYIVGQENAKKAVAIALRNRWRRQKLPEHIRDEVAPKNLLMIGPTGVGKTEIARRIAQLIKAPFVKVEATKYTEIGYVGRDVESMVRELVEVSYQMVKQEKMQEVRERAKRLAEERLLDYLVPQQLSFGIRSPQDAGKREEMREKLRRGELEDKVIEVEVQEKFVPVIGIAGPPGLEELEEQLRNMLGGLGGVRKRRRLKVKEALQVFELEEAEKLIDQEEVAREAISRAENFGIIFIDEIDKIAVKTPGVGPGVSREGVQRDLLPIVEGTVVKTKYGPVRTDHILFIAAGAFHIAKPSDLMPELQGRFPIRVELSPLTREDFVRILKEPKNALTVQYIELLKTEGVELEFTDDALEEIARIAEEANNRMENIGARRLHTVMEKLLEDISFNAPELAGQRIIIDAKFVRAKLEGIIKDVELSKYIL; encoded by the coding sequence ATGACGAAATACCTTTCTGACCTACTTGAAGAGCTTACACCAAAGAGGATAGTAGAAGAGCTTAACAAGTATATAGTGGGACAGGAAAATGCCAAAAAGGCTGTTGCCATAGCCCTAAGAAACAGATGGAGAAGACAGAAATTGCCAGAACACATAAGGGATGAAGTGGCACCCAAGAACCTCCTCATGATTGGTCCTACAGGAGTGGGAAAGACAGAAATAGCACGCAGAATAGCCCAGCTTATAAAAGCTCCCTTTGTCAAAGTGGAAGCCACAAAGTATACGGAGATAGGCTATGTGGGAAGGGACGTGGAGTCCATGGTAAGGGAGTTGGTAGAGGTCTCTTATCAGATGGTAAAACAGGAAAAGATGCAAGAGGTTAGAGAAAGAGCAAAAAGGCTTGCGGAGGAAAGGCTTCTTGACTACCTTGTCCCTCAACAGCTTAGCTTTGGAATAAGAAGTCCTCAGGATGCAGGTAAGAGAGAGGAAATGAGAGAAAAGCTAAGAAGGGGCGAGTTAGAAGACAAGGTTATAGAGGTTGAAGTTCAAGAAAAGTTTGTGCCAGTTATAGGTATAGCTGGACCGCCGGGTCTTGAGGAGCTTGAAGAACAACTAAGAAACATGCTGGGTGGTCTTGGTGGTGTTAGAAAGAGAAGAAGGCTCAAAGTAAAAGAAGCACTCCAAGTTTTTGAGTTAGAGGAAGCAGAAAAGCTCATAGACCAAGAGGAGGTGGCAAGGGAAGCTATAAGCAGGGCAGAAAACTTTGGAATAATCTTCATAGACGAGATAGACAAGATTGCGGTAAAAACTCCAGGCGTAGGTCCAGGAGTGTCAAGGGAAGGAGTTCAAAGAGACCTTCTTCCCATAGTGGAGGGAACGGTAGTAAAGACCAAGTATGGACCTGTAAGGACAGACCACATACTCTTTATTGCAGCAGGTGCCTTTCATATAGCCAAGCCATCGGACCTTATGCCAGAGCTTCAAGGAAGGTTTCCCATAAGAGTTGAGTTAAGTCCTCTCACAAGAGAGGACTTTGTAAGAATACTAAAAGAACCAAAAAATGCACTTACGGTGCAATATATAGAGCTTCTCAAAACCGAGGGCGTTGAGCTTGAGTTTACTGATGATGCACTTGAAGAGATAGCACGCATTGCAGAAGAAGCCAATAACCGCATGGAAAACATAGGAGCAAGAAGACTTCATACGGTAATGGAGAAGCTCCTTGAGGACATATCCTTTAACGCACCAGAGCTTGCGGGTCAGAGGATAATCATAGACGCAAAGTTTGTAAGGGCAAAGCTGGAAGGCATAATAAAGGACGTGGAGCTTTCCAAATACATACTATGA
- a CDS encoding EscU/YscU/HrcU family type III secretion system export apparatus switch protein: MEKKKAIALRYDQGRDKAPVVVAKGVGELAEKIIETAKKHGVPVLEDKALISALMKVEIYEEIPPELYRAVAKVLVFIKAVKGSN; the protein is encoded by the coding sequence ATGGAAAAGAAAAAGGCTATAGCCCTAAGGTATGACCAAGGAAGGGACAAAGCTCCAGTAGTTGTAGCAAAGGGTGTTGGCGAGCTTGCGGAGAAGATAATAGAAACTGCAAAAAAACATGGCGTTCCAGTCCTTGAGGACAAAGCTCTAATATCCGCACTGATGAAGGTAGAAATATACGAAGAGATACCTCCAGAGCTCTATAGAGCTGTAGCAAAGGTGCTCGTTTTTATAAAGGCTGTAAAAGGCTCAAATTAA